A single genomic interval of Zunongwangia sp. HGR-M22 harbors:
- the gap gene encoding type I glyceraldehyde-3-phosphate dehydrogenase: protein MPKNINLGINGFGRIGRNLFRLLIDHPQINVVAINDLADAKTLAHLLKYDSVHGIFNAEIATEENILIVNGKKTAVFNQDHPSKIDWSATEVDVVVEASGKFKTRPELKNHLNGSVKKVILSVPPQDETIKMVVLGVNEHILDGSEDIISNASCTTNNAAPMLKLIHENFKVEQAYITTVHSFTSDQSLHDQPHRDLRRSRAATQSIIPTTTGAAKALTSIFPDLSNVIGGCGIRVPVPNGSLTDMTINVTKATSIKEVNHIFKNASENSLRGILSYTEDPIVSKDISGNTHSCIFDAEMTSVIDGKLIKLIGWYDNEIGYSSRLIDLISSLY from the coding sequence GGCCGAATAGGTCGAAATTTGTTTAGGCTACTTATTGACCATCCTCAAATAAATGTGGTTGCGATAAATGATTTAGCCGATGCAAAAACACTAGCCCATCTTCTAAAGTACGATAGTGTACATGGTATTTTTAATGCCGAAATTGCTACGGAAGAAAATATTTTAATAGTAAACGGAAAAAAAACTGCGGTTTTTAATCAAGATCATCCTTCAAAAATCGATTGGAGTGCTACGGAAGTAGATGTGGTCGTTGAAGCTAGCGGAAAATTTAAAACCCGGCCAGAACTTAAAAATCATCTTAACGGAAGTGTAAAAAAAGTAATTTTATCGGTACCTCCACAAGACGAAACCATTAAAATGGTAGTCCTAGGTGTTAATGAGCATATTTTAGACGGAAGCGAAGACATTATCTCTAATGCTTCCTGTACTACAAATAATGCTGCACCTATGTTAAAGTTGATTCACGAGAATTTTAAAGTAGAACAGGCCTATATAACCACCGTACATTCTTTTACGTCAGATCAAAGCTTACACGATCAACCCCATCGAGATTTACGACGAAGTAGAGCTGCAACACAATCGATTATCCCAACAACCACGGGAGCTGCAAAAGCGTTAACCTCTATTTTCCCAGATCTAAGTAACGTAATTGGTGGCTGCGGAATAAGAGTTCCTGTACCTAATGGCTCGTTAACCGATATGACTATCAATGTCACTAAAGCAACTTCAATTAAAGAAGTGAATCATATTTTCAAGAATGCTTCAGAAAATTCTTTGCGCGGAATTTTAAGTTATACCGAAGATCCTATCGTTTCTAAAGATATTTCAGGCAATACACATTCATGTATTTTTGATGCCGAAATGACCTCTGTAATCGATGGAAAACTAATCAAACTCATTGGCTGGTATGATAATGAAATTGGATATTCTAGCAGGTTAATAGATTTAATTTCGTCTTTATATTAA